ACAAGCTCTCCGTCTATGCCTGGATCGGCGGAGACCGTCCAGGCGACGTCGAAGCCGCGGGCAAAGCACGACTAGCGCAGGGGTTCAAAGCGATCAAGATGAACGCTACAGAAGACATCAACTGGCTGGATTCACCAAGTGTGCTCGACTCATGCGTCGAGCGCCTCAAGGCCGTCAAGGCGCTCGGCCTCGATGCCGCCCTCGACTTCCACGGCCGGCTGCACAAGCCCATGGCGAAACAGCTCGCCAAGGCCCTCGAACCTCACCGGCCGCTGTTCCTTGAGGAACCTCTCCTCTCCGAGCACCCGGAGGGCATCAAGCAGCTCGCGGATCAGGTCTCCTGCCCCATCGCGCTAGGCGAGCGACTCTACAACCGTTGGGACGTGAAGCGGTTCCTCGAGGACGCGAGCGTCGACATCCTCCAGCCGGATATCAGCCATTGCGGTGGGATTTCGGAGCTGCGGCGCATTGCCTCCATGGCGGAGACGTATGATGTTGCCATTGCACCTCATTGTCCGCTGGGTCCGATTGCCTTGGCGGCATGCATGCAGGTTGATCTCTCTACACCCAACTTTGTGATCCAGGAGATGAGCTTGGGAATTCACTACAACACGGAGGCGGGCGAGTATGACATCACAAGTTATGTGAAGGATCCTAGTGTCTTCGAGGTTAAGGATGGTTATGTTGATGCCCTGACGGGTCCAGGCCTGGGCATTgaggtcgacgaggaggttgTTCGGCAAGTCGCGCTGAAGTCGGAACCCTGGTTGTGCAAAGAGTTCTTCGGTCCTGATGGCGGTATTCGTGAATGGTAATCGGAAGGTCTTGGGTGCACGCATTAATTGAACATGCGGTTCATCTGCTTAGTTTTGAATAGCGGTACATCGAATTATGGACTAATAGAAATGAGAAATACATGATGTGAGCTGATGCATGCGAGAATATGCTCCCCGTACTCAAGTAAATCTTCTAACACGCTGGGTCTATGATCGCCAGGTTCTATATATATGCTTATTCACAGTCTAAAGATAAGATTTGACTCATGCAACGTACCATCATGACTTTCGCGTCGCGTTGCATTCGTCGGCGCGCGTGAGGCAATCCAAAATCAAGTTCCAAAAGGCCTCTAGGTCCACTCCTCGGGGGATAGCTACTCCATGTCCGCCCATTGGAGTAGCTAGTGTGCGGCCTAGCTGCCCAGTCTCCGACGCATTGGTTGAATGGATGCCATCGGTAACCACGTCGACAGCAAACCGCTCACCATTCTTGTCATTGAACTTCAAGGCTTGATCGGGGTGCTTTTTCGCAAAGGTGGGGTTAAGATTTGAGATAGCGACTGCCACCGCGAGCGGATCGTGAAGGGGAGGGCCGGACGACAAGCCGAAGACGCTGTCGTAGGTCTGAGCAAAAAAGACAAGTAGAGCGTGCATCATTCTCCTGAGAACTGAGGGTGTTTTGGTGGAATCGCTGGATCCATGGAGTATGCGGTTCTGCACACTACGAGAAGCAAGCACTTGGTGAGTCAAATCCAACCCGATCATTGTTGTCTTCGGTGCCAGGGTAGGATTGTTGAAAATAGATTTGGAAGCCTCAGGATCACACTGTTGACCGAAGATGAGGTTAGAAGCGATCGGGAAATCCGACGCGATGTTGATATACGCACATAAATATTGAACTCTGCCCAGGGTGTTGTATTTCCAATTCTCTCATGTTCCCCCGGCAGTCGACTCATGGGAGCATCTGTGAACCCTCCACCAATGGCACCGCCCATGATGCTAAGACCCTGAATATGAGCCGCTACTTCGGGAAACGTTGCGAAAAGCAATCCAACATTGGTCAAGGCGCCCGTTGCGATAACCCAAGCCGTTCCCTTTGGTTGCGCCATGAGAGCATCACGCATTGCGACAATTGGGTTTTTGTCTATCACAGGAAGCCTCGGTGCTTTCGGTAACAAATCAGTCCCATCGAGTCCAGAATCGCCTGTATTTATTACAACATTAGCCCTTAGCGTCTCATTTCTGCTGGCAGAATTATGCAAGGGGAGGGGTCATGGATCGTACCATGAATGTCCGGAGCGTGAACTGCAGGCCGGCAAAAAGGCTTCCTGCTGCCGGCATAGACAGGAACATCTGGACGACCGATAGCTTCGAGGACTCTTAGAGCGTTAGTCGTCGTATTCTCGAGAGAAGAGTTGCCGTGGACGGTTGTAATTCCTAAGAGATGCAACGACGGATGATGCGCAGCGAGCAGAATAGCGAATGCGTCCTGAGACATTTTGGTTTTAGCCAGAATCCTCATGAAACCTATAGTAAGGTTGTGTTTCAGCGTCCAGTACTTACATCGTGTCCTGGATACAGCTGATCAGTATCGATGTAGCCAAGGCAAGTATAGGTGAAGCTTACGGACCAGGATCACAATCCAACCATAGAGGAATTGGGCTGTCAGGGGATGGGTCCATTCTTGAAATTCCACGGTGAGTAAAGTATGATCAGAAGACTTTTGCTTCTCTCAAAAATCCACGTAGTTTTTCCTTGACTGCGAAATGCGAATGCTGATAAGGTGCGGGGAACCCAGATAAAAGGGGTCCCTTGTGTCTTATCAGGCACGCAATCACTAAGCCGACTCATAACCCTGAGCCCTATTTTCCATATTTGGGTGACATTATGTGGAGCTGCGCGTCATTGTGATTGGAGCTGAAAGCTTCAAACGCTTCTACCTGCATGAGCTGTTCAACGTTAATCGTCTACTTCATCTGTTGGTGGCAGTCTCGACCTGAGGCTGAAAGTATCATTTTAACTTACCCTGCTATACCTCTCCATGCACCGCTGAATGTAATATCGCCGTCCTCAAGTTATTACTGGGATGAAATGACCAGCGAATCTGTTCAGCCGGGTCTTACTCCACTTTCACATCTCAAGGCCGTGCCTACTACTTCCAGCTCCAAGCCACTCGCATTCAAAGACTCGTCCGTTTTGCAGGCAACTCCTCAGCTTCGACATCGGTCTCGATTATCGAAAAATGTCAATCGTGATGAGCCGGTTAGCGCGACAAGTGACAAGGCAACTGTTGCATTGATAAGACGTGTTCTTTGCTCGCAGGCGGGCAATCAAAGCGGAGGTGCTTCAACCCCACAGCCATTGGAAGAATTGTTGCCTCCTTTGACGAGCTCAAATGAAGTTGATCTTCAACTGTATGCATTAATTGCTATAATTATCAAGGAATTCGTCCTCTCATGGTATTCGAAAATCACATCGGATCAGAACCTCGTCAAGGAAGTCATTCAAGTGATCGCGCACTGTACTCGTGCTTTTGAGCAGAGATTGCGTGAAACTGACATTGCACAGTTGATCTTCGATGAGATTCCTGGTCTAATAGAGGCGCATATAATATGTGAGATATCTCCCTATAGCAGCTGGCTGGTCTTCTATACTCACGCGCGGAATCTAGCGTACAGGCTGGCCCGCGATGAAAGTACACTATCCGGACTCTCCCCCTCTGTTCGCGAAACGTACCATGCCTTACATCCACATCCGAGTCTTTCACCAATCCCAGATTCCTCGGATATGCGGACGATTGAGAAACAACGCGAGAACGAGGCAATATACCGGCAGTTGCTGGCCCATGGAATGTTGGCCATTCTCCTCCCGACGGAGGATTTGGAAAATGTCCCGCTACGAACTATTATCGGTGACATACTAGCAGATTTGATACTTGGGAACGCAGTCAGCGAAAAGATGTGTCAGGGATGGTTCTTGTGGGAGACTACCACCAAGCTCCTATCGACAGCAGAACGACTTGACGAACATGAGGAAGACACGGCAGATAGTCACCAGCAAGATCGCCTACACAAATTCGGCCTGCTCACTGTCAACGATGATCCCAAGTCGGACCAATCGTCTTCACAGACTCAATCTTTTGGACAAGCGTGGCTATGGAATATCCTGCAATATCTGTATCTGACCTATATTGTTCTTCAATTCATCGTGACGGGACTTTTTCGCGTGATGACAAATGCTAAAGCGAATGTCTCGTCAGCTGCTATAACGCCAGAAATTTCCGAGACCGAGAAATCGGCGCCCATGGGCGGCACATCAACTAAGCGCCCTATTCTCAACTATCGAATTTATAGTATGGTTTTGCAAATGCTGGACATTCCTCGGAGAATGCCATGGCTGGCAGgatttctctctcttttccaaTATTTGACTTTGGCGGGACCGGGCAAGTTGGGCGAGACCGGCAGTGTCCTTGACAGGTGAGTAAAGCAATCTCATTAGTTTTCAAATACTTCCCACTCTTCCCCATGTGTCGTTCATCAGCAGTCgttcatcagcagcaactATGAGGGTGAGAGCTTCGATAACGAGCCGTGCCGTTATGACTTTTGCGCTCTAGAAGAGTGGGTGTGGACTGTGGACTGTGGACTGCGGAGAAGAGGTGGCATTCGATCTTCGAACATGATCCACGCTGGCGTCTCCTCCATCGGCAGAGCGTTTCAAGTCTCAAGAGCCCCAGCGGGATGAAGGATGCAGTAGAGTAATGGAGTTGCATTGCTCGCATATTGCATCGGTCACTTGATCCGCTGCTGGTGGTTGCGCCGGCTCCTCTACCGCATGGGCCCTGTAATGGACGACCTGCATCATCCATGTCTGGCCGTATTGTCATTACAAACCGTGACCGGCGCATATGGGTTTCTTACAATACCCGTATTGAAATTACCGACTGGCCAATTTTCCATGAAGGAGCCTATGGTCGTAATCGCTTTTCAATATCGTCCAATCATACAAATGAGGAGACTCAAGTTTCCGATCTTgagaagaatgccatcatcagGCATGCGGTTTTTGCTTTTCTGGGCTTAAATGGCGGTCATCATCTTGGAACCTGGTGATCATCCTTCTCCCCGATTGGTGGTTGGCTCGGGGTGGCCGAACCTGTGTCGAAGTTGACTTCCCCTGTCAATCTCACGTCTATTCTATCCACTACCTACGCACTGGCATGGCTGTGGTAGTTGAGAGGTGGCCTGGGCCGGCCCTTTCCGTGCCGCTCAACTTCGAGTCGTTCCGTGCAAATCCGATGCCAGCTTAAAGGGGTTGTCACTACATGGTCTGACATGgtctgagaagaagagaagaggaagaaaaccgAAGCGGAGAAAAGGAGACAAAAAACAGAAGAATCCCTCTTGCTGGTTTGGACCGCAACGTTGCCATGGTGTCGCCAGAACAACCCCGATTTACGAATTAATCCAATATCCATGCAGTAATTGGGTGCACGTCAAGCCTTGCGTTCTTTAACTGAACGCCAAGAGGCATGATACACAACATGATTTGCGACGATCTTTGACAGTGTTGATTAAACTGCCATGCAACGTTTGGACTTTTGCATGGATAGGGCGAGACCAAcccccttttcctttttctctcagGGCCAATCAAtgcaatcttcttcagcagtaTTTCAAATCTCATCTATCCCGGTCGAGGTCATTGTGGCTTTGGGGTTGGTTGGGTTTGAACATGCCTGTAACTTCCACTCTGGAAACGCCGTCTTCTCTCTGGATGATACACATCAACAAATGGGATCTgctttccttccattctCCCATCAAATttcgtcatcttcagcaTTGAGGCTGGCCCAATAACTGGCCCAAGCTCCTCTGCTACCATATGCGAGCTCTAGTCAAGGCGATCTTATTAGCTCTCCACGCATGCAACCTTACAAATGGTTACTTTCGACTTGATTGACATCCACTTacttttccctttctgagGCTGTCCAAAGGAAAGACCCGGATTGAATACGACCGCCTCTCCACAGTCTGGGGTTTACCGCTGCTTTCTCGAGGCCCTCTGCGCTTTTTCCGCCTACACAATCTGGTCCCTGATTcctcatctttctttttcttatttGCATGTCTGACGAGTGCTAACCCCTGACCGAAAATTTTTTTCGGACTATTCTCCATCCAGGTTCCTTCACGAGAGCATTCAAGACCATATTCTCACCCCCACCTTGTTGCCCAACTTGCTTCGCGCATACAGGGCAGCGCTATTCCCATCAAATGCCCGTCCAAGCCAAGGGGCAGATGTAAATCGATTATCGGCTCCGACTCCGCAGCCTCCGCAATTGTCCGTGCGGCCTCCTACGCCCACACAGCATGGCCCTACTGGTGATGCAACAACCCCTGGCAATGCTGACAGGACGACGCCGGAACCTCTTACCTCTGCGCCAACGCCGTCCTTAGCTCAGAACCAGGGGCCCTCTGGGCCAGAAATTGCTGCCATCAAGCGAAAATGCGCGAGACGCATTCTGTCTCTAGTGCCTCGGCCAGTCGCACGAGTTTTCTTTGGTGTGTCAGATAATACCTCTGGCCCGACCGCCCTTAACGGCTCGACGGGAGATGACTCGCAGCAGCCGCCCTCCCGATCATCTTCGCCTGTACCCACTCCTCCCAACGATCCTGAAGAGACCCTCATCTTGGAGGCAATTGAGCGTGATATCTTGGACCTTTTCGCTGACGAGTATTGCAACAAGCATCTAATCTACTCCATCATTGAAACTGTTCTCGCGAAGCTTCTCCCCGAGCTGTCGAACCACAGCATAGCAGAGCTCATGGAAGACAGGGGTATCTCCTTTGCCACAGATCAAGTTCCGGAGGCGTAGACCTCTTCATTTTCCCCTCCCATACTGGATGGTCTGGCTGTGTCAGCATATCAATACCACTGTTGTACTGTAACTCTTTGCGGTGTAATTGCGCTAATCATACTAAAGATACCATATTCTATACGGCTCAAGGCTTAACATATCTCGGCGGCCAGTCCATGCAAGCTAGTTGCAAAACGGCAGgacctacggagtagaataAGCCGATAGGCCGATAGGCCCATGTCCATATTAGAGAGGATAAGGTATGGAACAGCCAGCATTGTGGCATTGCCAGCGGGGAAGCAGACGAGGCGTGGCAAGGTAAGGCACCCAGTCCACTGCTCGCAATAGATCAAATAAGGTACCGTACCTGTCACTTGACAGGGACAACCTAGGGGTATTGAAACCCACTGAAATTGCAAGGAATAAAATCAATAACGATAAGGATAGGTGAATAAAGTGACGTGGAGGCAGTAGACATGCAAGAGAAATGACAAACAATCCATGACGTTGTGGATGACCTTGCAAGGTTCCGTTCCTTATCGCCCAAGTATTAGCCTCGTCCTGTACCAACCGAAATCCATGAAACTAAGAGTATGATGATATGAGGTaaggaggaaggaaagatgGGAGTCAAATGCAAGCCCGCGTGAGCGATCAAGTTTTAAGTGTGGATAATAATGTAGTAAATGAGAAGTCACGAAAATGCAAGGCGAAAGAAATAACCCAGAAATGATTAGATCCTGATTTtaccagctccagctctgTAGGTAGCCGTCCTGTTCACCGTATCCATGTTGTCGGTCGATAAATAGAGCATTCGCAGTGCTCTCCGGCATATGGTTGTAGAAGCTGAGGTTGCCCTCTCGTATAAGTGTATCATCCGTTAGCTTTTCTCACAGCCCGACAGCTGTCGAGCTCTTAATGAAACAAATCGTTTGAATATGACATAGGCAGTGAATGCAAAAGCTCGAAAACAAAACGGCCGCCCAGGAAAAACAAAAGGGATATAATTTGAAGATAGGGGAAGATCGGTCATGGCGGAAGAAGGTGAAAATTCAAGAATGGGAAAATGAGGTGATGACAGCTAAAATTTGATCTAGAAAATCTTGGTATGTAGAATGTCGCCCAAGTGGGAGCTCTTGTCAGCGTCCCCATTTCGAAGCCTTGGCTTAACCCAGGTTGTGAATGCTTCGTTTCTTGGTCAATTGAGGAGCATCTTCAAGTTCATCAATGCGCGCCAGACCACCGGGGAGAGCAGTTTGCTGGGCCCTGGCGAGCTCAAGTCTCTCCATCAATTTCCCAATGGTTACGAATTCCTGTGCGCCGAGTCCCGTTGGCTGGTGCTCGAAATAGGACACCACAAGCTCAAGAGCTCTTCGTGCCTCATCCTGCGTTGGAGACCCCGGGGAACTAATTGGTGACACAGTTGTAGATTTGGAAAAGGAGGGCGGGTACATGGGCTTTGCCTTGATCTCAGGGTTGCTGCGATTGCGCTTGATGGTATTGGATGATGTATCGAGACCGGGGCCCTTCTTCGAGTTGTGCTCATCCTCGAGAGGTGACTCAAGGGTTGTGATAGACAACGACTGCTGCAAAGCCGCTTTAGAGAGCGAATGATCGGACGATTCTTCTGTAGATATCAAAGATGGGTCGAGGGTGCCTGTTGGAAGCGTCTGGCTTCGTGGCCTATTCGACTGGCTGTCTGCGAGCGATCCCCGCGACTGACTGACAGGTGTGAATGGACTGTCCGATACCAATGTGGATGTGGGGCTAGTCACACTGGCAGAAAGCGAGCAATTCGTATCGAGCGAGGTGGTGCTTTTCGCGTGTTTGTGCTGATACTCCTCAGCAAGCTCATCTAGGCTTTTTGCAAGCTCCTTGCGCATGTGTTCTGGATTCATGATGGGAGACAACGGTGACGGCGATGCAAACCCGGTCGGTGACGTGGGAGAAAGCACAGAAGGGGACTGCACAGCAGAAGCTAGAGCTGAATCGATAGTCAAACGTGTAGGGCTCTCTGAATCGCTTTTCGCGAATGAGCCCTTCCGAGACTTCGCGCCCATTAGGTtgttcttcagcttgaacTTTTCCAACCAGCTTTGGGTGAGGACCTTTTCTTTGCCGTCTGGACTGCCGCAAGTGCTTGCAAAGAACAAAGCCTTTTCTCTGATCATTTCATCGCTCAGCGGGTAACCCTGCTTTTGATAATTTCTCACCCAGTTCGATAGAGCCTTTTCAATGTCGGGAACTCGTCCCTTGGCTCGCTTAATCGGTGACCGACTTCCTTCGTCTGGATTGAGATACTTCTCCTTCTGACGAAGCACCTTGGAAACAGTACTTTGGAACGTAAAAGCAAGCGTCAGAATGGACGTTACCCACATGCAGTACAAGAACAGGTTCCGAACGAAAAGATTGGTATACTGTACCTCCTCTCTACTCCAAATAATGCTGTTTATGGTTTGGTCAGTCTCGCTCGTTCATTGTTGCGCAACAAAGCAGTAGACTTACCTCCAATGTCAGTCTGTTTAGCCGTCTTGTGTTCTTCATGATAGAGACACATTCGCCGACGGTCCTCATCCGTTAGAGTCCTCCGAGGCGTGGAGCCACTGGTGGACGATTTGCGAGGTGGTTGAACCGGCGTGACTGGCGCTGTGGATGCCGGGATGGGAACCGGCGCCAGAGCTTGTTCTTGGAATTGTGGTTGAGTCGTGAGCATGCTGGGCCAAGTATTTGAAGGCATCGTCAAAGGTAATGATGCATACGGAGGAGGTATCGAGACACCGTATGGAGTGTCCAGCGGCATTACCCCATACCCAAATCCTGAGTAATCCATTGGAGGCGAATTCTGAGGAGACGGTTGGAAAGCCCTCATATCCATCCAGGGTGATTGTGCAAATTCATTCTCTTGTGTATGAGAGCTCTCCGCATCCATTGTCAGGAAGAGCTATCGAGGGTGCGAGAATCGGTAGGAGAAGAGGAGGTTACAGGGCTATGGGAGGAGATTCGGCAGTACAGGCACAAGAGATACCAACCAGGAACAGGCCGGACTGGCCGCTAAAGTAGTCTGAAGAAAAAAGTATAAGAGGGGAAATGGGTCAATCGTCCActgagaaaaagcaaagaggaGACAATCCACAGCCGAGAGGATAAAAAATCATGCATGCTCAATCCGAAGGCATTCAGAGAGGACGATATGCGAATTAcagaagttgaagaacaGTGGTACGTAGAGAAGCGTAAGGAAGTTAGAGAGGTAGTAAATCCCTTTCTGGTAGTGAATGCTAGCAGCAACAAGCAAATCCCGTGAGGGCCAATTTCTTTCGAGTACCTGTATCCCCGAAGGCCATCCGAAGCTATTCAgtaaaaaaaagaaatatatatatatttatcaattttttttctaaataaaaaaaaagaaaatctgaTGACAATATGTATAGATGGGGATATGTCTACAAGAAAAAGGACATGGAGGCTTTTTCTTCTACTACTCGTTTGTCCTGAGTAGTAGATCAATCAATGGAGGGGTGGTGCGCAGCTGCATGCGGGAGAGGCATGGACGCGGAATTAAAAAATTGGAGGGGAAAAATATCAGAAAAAATAAATTCAAATAAAAATAAGAAATTAGAAAGAATAAAGTAAGGGAAAATAAATGTgaaaataataaataatggTGTGAAAAAGAGGTCGGCTGGAAGCACAGGCACATTCTGACATGGTAAATAATACTGTCTGTCGGTAACTAGCTACTTAGGTGAGGTAGGTACTCTCTGCTTACGAACAGAACAATGCTTGTTGCC
The DNA window shown above is from Aspergillus fumigatus Af293 chromosome 1, whole genome shotgun sequence and carries:
- a CDS encoding mandelate racemase/muconate lactonizing enzyme family protein; this encodes MAKIKSIEYFRVLPRWLFVKIVDEEGHYGWGESTLEGHTEAVEGTLNALCKRFQGYEADDIEHIWQMAWRLGFYRGGPVFMSAISGIDIALWDLKGRRLGVPVHQLLGGKVRNKLSVYAWIGGDRPGDVEAAGKARLAQGFKAIKMNATEDINWLDSPSVLDSCVERLKAVKALGLDAALDFHGRLHKPMAKQLAKALEPHRPLFLEEPLLSEHPEGIKQLADQVSCPIALGERLYNRWDVKRFLEDASVDILQPDISHCGGISELRRIASMAETYDVAIAPHCPLGPIALAACMQVDLSTPNFVIQEMSLGIHYNTEAGEYDITSYVKDPSVFEVKDGYVDALTGPGLGIEVDEEVVRQVALKSEPWLCKEFFGPDGGIREW
- a CDS encoding uridine-cytidine N-ribohydrolase — its product is MDPSPDSPIPLWLDCDPGHDDAFAILLAAHHPSLHLLGITTVHGNSSLENTTTNALRVLEAIGRPDVPVYAGSRKPFCRPAVHAPDIHGDSGLDGTDLLPKAPRLPVIDKNPIVAMRDALMAQPKGTAWVIATGALTNVGLLFATFPEVAAHIQGLSIMGGAIGGGFTDAPMSRLPGEHERIGNTTPWAEFNIYCDPEASKSIFNNPTLAPKTTMIGLDLTHQVLASRSVQNRILHGSSDSTKTPSVLRRMMHALLVFFAQTYDSVFGLSSGPPLHDPLAVAVAISNLNPTFAKKHPDQALKFNDKNGERFAVDVVTDGIHSTNASETGQLGRTLATPMGGHGVAIPRGVDLEAFWNLILDCLTRADECNATRKS
- a CDS encoding PXA domain-containing protein → MSCSTLIVYFICWWQSRPEAESIILTYPAIPLHAPLNVISPSSSYYWDEMTSESVQPGLTPLSHLKAVPTTSSSKPLAFKDSSVLQATPQLRHRSRLSKNVNRDEPVSATSDKATVALIRRVLCSQAGNQSGGASTPQPLEELLPPLTSSNEVDLQLYALIAIIIKEFVLSWYSKITSDQNLVKEVIQVIAHCTRAFEQRLRETDIAQLIFDEIPGLIEAHIISYRLARDESTLSGLSPSVRETYHALHPHPSLSPIPDSSDMRTIEKQRENEAIYRQLLAHGMLAILLPTEDLENVPLRTIIGDILADLILGNAVSEKMCQGWFLWETTTKLLSTAERLDEHEEDTADSHQQDRLHKFGLLTVNDDPKSDQSSSQTQSFGQAWLWNILQYLYLTYIVLQFIVTGLFRVMTNAKANVSSAAITPEISETEKSAPMGGTSTKRPILNYRIYSMVLQMLDIPRRMPWLAGFLSLFQYLTLAGPGKLGETGSVLDRFLHESIQDHILTPTLLPNLLRAYRAALFPSNARPSQGADVNRLSAPTPQPPQLSVRPPTPTQHGPTGDATTPGNADRTTPEPLTSAPTPSLAQNQGPSGPEIAAIKRKCARRILSLVPRPVARVFFGVSDNTSGPTALNGSTGDDSQQPPSRSSSPVPTPPNDPEETLILEAIERDILDLFADEYCNKHLIYSIIETVLAKLLPELSNHSIAELMEDRGISFATDQVPEA
- a CDS encoding DNA-binding domain-containing protein, with the translated sequence MWVTSILTLAFTFQSTVSKVLRQKEKYLNPDEGSRSPIKRAKGRVPDIEKALSNWVRNYQKQGYPLSDEMIREKALFFASTCGSPDGKEKVLTQSWLEKFKLKNNLMGAKSRKGSFAKSDSESPTRLTIDSALASAVQSPSVLSPTSPTGFASPSPLSPIMNPEHMRKELAKSLDELAEEYQHKHAKSTTSLDTNCSLSASVTSPTSTLVSDSPFTPVSQSRGSLADSQSNRPRSQTLPTGTLDPSLISTEESSDHSLSKAALQQSLSITTLESPLEDEHNSKKGPGLDTSSNTIKRNRSNPEIKAKPMYPPSFSKSTTVSPISSPGSPTQDEARRALELVVSYFEHQPTGLGAQEFVTIGKLMERLELARAQQTALPGGLARIDELEDAPQLTKKRSIHNLG